The window TATCTAGAGTACTGGGCCCAGCCTCCCTACGTGCAAAACATCGTCTATCCAAACTGTCTTCATGTGTTACGCCTACTAAACGGATTCATGGAAACCGCCACGATCAACGAAGATGGGTTATTGGAAGGGCTTGATGATCTACCCAAGATAATACAACTACAAGGCGCCCAATTAATGAATGAAATGGTTGAGAGATGGGCCACGTGATTTTGTACTTTAAAGAATACCACACTCTCGTGACTTTTACCAATCGGTATTATCCCTCTAAGAATAGCCGCCGAGATCTCAGATCCAGCGGAATTCAGGAAGGTCATGTGACCCCTGCCTCGTGACGTTCCCACCCTTCTGTCCACTTAAGCGTGGGGGCTAGGCGAAGTCGAGGAAAAAAGCGTGGGATGtccaatttgaaa of the Torulaspora delbrueckii CBS 1146 chromosome 7, complete genome genome contains:
- the SOH1 gene encoding mediator complex subunit SOH1 (similar to Saccharomyces cerevisiae SOH1 (YGL127C); ancestral locus Anc_6.116) produces the protein MSEQPPQDPEATLPTRFEVELEFVQSLANIPYVTYLLSQQQQMWKDPKFKNYLKYLEYWAQPPYVQNIVYPNCLHVLRLLNGFMETATINEDGLLEGLDDLPKIIQLQGAQLMNEMVERWAT